One Leopardus geoffroyi isolate Oge1 chromosome C1, O.geoffroyi_Oge1_pat1.0, whole genome shotgun sequence DNA segment encodes these proteins:
- the TNP1 gene encoding spermatid nuclear transition protein 1, producing the protein MSTTRRFKSHGMRRGKNRAPHKGVKRGGSKRKYRKGSLKSRKRGDDSNRHYRSHL; encoded by the exons ATGTCGACCACCCGCAGATTCAAGAGTCATGGCATGAGGAGGGGCAAGAATCGAGCTCCTCACAAGGGAGTCAAGAGAGGCGGCAGCAAAAGAAAATACCGGAAGGGCAGTCTGAAGAGTAGAAAACGGGGAGATGACT CCAATCGCCATTACCGCTCCCACTTGTGA